The following coding sequences lie in one Oncorhynchus kisutch isolate 150728-3 linkage group LG3, Okis_V2, whole genome shotgun sequence genomic window:
- the tbx1 gene encoding T-box transcription factor TBX1 isoform X1, with translation MDDSGPLSPKANAFSIASLISAAEQAGNATFDKHGIGLDKQHQHDCYSSLKMHYSTVTREMEAISSPWLTQLSHFCDVAAFTTSSLSSLNTSGNYHLSPSPGDPYSQHETHFEPCPAAQHSYNYSGSNPAQAQHSDTGTSNCSSSSSSSTPNSKSLVKKNPKVANINVQLEMKALWDEFNQLGTEMIVTKAGRRMFPTFQVKIFGMDPMADYMLLMDFLPVDDKRYRYAFHSSSWLVAGKADPATPGRVHYHPDSPAKGAQWMKQIVSFDKLKLTNNLLDDNGHIILNSMHRYQPRFHVVYVDPRKDSEKYAEENYKTFVFEETRFTAVTAYQNHRITQLKIASNPFAKGFRDCDPEDWPRNHRPGSLPIMSAFARTRNPMSSPPQQNSSEKEDSRRDYDRDPSGTPMHADPAHQLMSRVLSPALPIPGGLHAVPLTSGRPSPPHDLRTPDGHPLAPDTLHHHPYKYPTSYEHYLGAKTRPSPYPLPGIRGHTYHHHMNPATANMYSATSAPSNYDYGPR, from the exons ATGGACGACAGCGGTCCCCTCTCTCCAAAGGCAAATGCTTTCAGTATAGCCTCTCTGATTTCAGCTGCAGAGCAAGCAGGAAACGCAACATTTGACAAACACGGTATTGGCCTGGACAAGCAACACCAGCACGACTGTTACAGTTCATTGAAAATGCACTACAGCACTGTCACCAGGGAAATGGAAG CAATATCCAGTCCGTGGCTGACGCAGCTGTCCCATTTTTGCGATGTTGCAGCCTTCACTACTAGCAGCCTAAGCAGCCTCAACACGTCAGGAAATTACCATCTCTCCCCGTCCCCCGGGGACCCCTACAGCCAACATGAAACCCACTTTGAGCCCTGCCCGGCCGCTCAACACAGCTACAACTACTCGGGGTCGAACCCGGCCCAGGCCCAGCACAGCGACACCGGGACTTCCAACTGTTCCTCGTCGTCCTCTAGCTCCACGCCGAACAGCAAGTCTCTGGTGAAAAAGAACCCTAAGGTGGCCAACATTAACGTTCAGTTGGAGATGAAAGCTTTATGGGATGAATTTAATCAGCTGGGAACAGAGATGATCGTTACCAAGGCTGGAAG GCGAATGTTTCCTACGTTTCAAGTGAAAATATTTGGAATGGATCCTATGGCAGACTACATGCTGCTAATGGATTTCTTACCAGTCGACGACAAAAGATACAG GTATGCTTTCCACAGCTCCTCGTGGCTGGTGGCGGGTAAAGCTGACCCTGCTACTCCGGGGAGAGTTCACTACCACCCGGACTCTCCAGCCAAGGGCGCACAGTGGATGAAGCAGATAGTCTCATTCGATAAACTAAAACTCACTAACAATTTACTGGATGACAATGGACAT aTAATTCTAAACTCAATGCACAGATACCAGCCAAGGTTCCACGTCGTCTATGTGGACCCACGCAAAGACAGCGAGAAGTATGCGGAGGAGAATTACAAGACCTTTGTTTTTGAGGAAACACGGTTCACGGCGGTAACAGCATACCAAAACCACAGG ATCACGCAGCTGAAAATCGCCAGTAATCCTTTTGCAAAGGGCTTCAGGGACTGTGATCCGGAGGACTG GCCCAGGAATCACAGGCCAGGCTCTCTGCCAATTATGAGTGCCTTTGCAAGAACAAGGAACCCAATGTCGTCTCCCCCACAGCAGAACAGCTCAGAAAAAG AGGACAGTAGGCGGGACTACGACCGGGACCCCAGTGGTACGCCGATGCACGCCGACCCCGCCCATCAGCTGATGTCACGCGTCCTCAGCCCCGCTCTCCCCATCCCAGGAGGCCTCCACGCCGTCCCCCTCACTAGCGGCCGGCCCAGCCCTCCCCACGACTTGCGTACCCCGGACGGCCACCCGCTGGCCCCAGACACCCTGCATCACCACCCATACAAGTACCCCACATCCTACGAACACTACCTTGGGGCTAAGACCCGGCCATCGCCGTACCCTTTACCCGGCATCAGAGGACACACGTACCACCACCACATGAACCCAGCCACAGCTAACATGTACTCTGCCACCAGCGCCCCATCTAACTATGACTACGGGCCAAGATAA
- the tbx1 gene encoding T-box transcription factor TBX1 isoform X2, producing MDDSGPLSPKANAFSIASLISAAEQAGNATFDKHGIGLDKQHQHDCYSSLKMHYSTVTREMEAFTTSSLSSLNTSGNYHLSPSPGDPYSQHETHFEPCPAAQHSYNYSGSNPAQAQHSDTGTSNCSSSSSSSTPNSKSLVKKNPKVANINVQLEMKALWDEFNQLGTEMIVTKAGRRMFPTFQVKIFGMDPMADYMLLMDFLPVDDKRYRYAFHSSSWLVAGKADPATPGRVHYHPDSPAKGAQWMKQIVSFDKLKLTNNLLDDNGHIILNSMHRYQPRFHVVYVDPRKDSEKYAEENYKTFVFEETRFTAVTAYQNHRITQLKIASNPFAKGFRDCDPEDWPRNHRPGSLPIMSAFARTRNPMSSPPQQNSSEKEDSRRDYDRDPSGTPMHADPAHQLMSRVLSPALPIPGGLHAVPLTSGRPSPPHDLRTPDGHPLAPDTLHHHPYKYPTSYEHYLGAKTRPSPYPLPGIRGHTYHHHMNPATANMYSATSAPSNYDYGPR from the exons ATGGACGACAGCGGTCCCCTCTCTCCAAAGGCAAATGCTTTCAGTATAGCCTCTCTGATTTCAGCTGCAGAGCAAGCAGGAAACGCAACATTTGACAAACACGGTATTGGCCTGGACAAGCAACACCAGCACGACTGTTACAGTTCATTGAAAATGCACTACAGCACTGTCACCAGGGAAATGGAAG CCTTCACTACTAGCAGCCTAAGCAGCCTCAACACGTCAGGAAATTACCATCTCTCCCCGTCCCCCGGGGACCCCTACAGCCAACATGAAACCCACTTTGAGCCCTGCCCGGCCGCTCAACACAGCTACAACTACTCGGGGTCGAACCCGGCCCAGGCCCAGCACAGCGACACCGGGACTTCCAACTGTTCCTCGTCGTCCTCTAGCTCCACGCCGAACAGCAAGTCTCTGGTGAAAAAGAACCCTAAGGTGGCCAACATTAACGTTCAGTTGGAGATGAAAGCTTTATGGGATGAATTTAATCAGCTGGGAACAGAGATGATCGTTACCAAGGCTGGAAG GCGAATGTTTCCTACGTTTCAAGTGAAAATATTTGGAATGGATCCTATGGCAGACTACATGCTGCTAATGGATTTCTTACCAGTCGACGACAAAAGATACAG GTATGCTTTCCACAGCTCCTCGTGGCTGGTGGCGGGTAAAGCTGACCCTGCTACTCCGGGGAGAGTTCACTACCACCCGGACTCTCCAGCCAAGGGCGCACAGTGGATGAAGCAGATAGTCTCATTCGATAAACTAAAACTCACTAACAATTTACTGGATGACAATGGACAT aTAATTCTAAACTCAATGCACAGATACCAGCCAAGGTTCCACGTCGTCTATGTGGACCCACGCAAAGACAGCGAGAAGTATGCGGAGGAGAATTACAAGACCTTTGTTTTTGAGGAAACACGGTTCACGGCGGTAACAGCATACCAAAACCACAGG ATCACGCAGCTGAAAATCGCCAGTAATCCTTTTGCAAAGGGCTTCAGGGACTGTGATCCGGAGGACTG GCCCAGGAATCACAGGCCAGGCTCTCTGCCAATTATGAGTGCCTTTGCAAGAACAAGGAACCCAATGTCGTCTCCCCCACAGCAGAACAGCTCAGAAAAAG AGGACAGTAGGCGGGACTACGACCGGGACCCCAGTGGTACGCCGATGCACGCCGACCCCGCCCATCAGCTGATGTCACGCGTCCTCAGCCCCGCTCTCCCCATCCCAGGAGGCCTCCACGCCGTCCCCCTCACTAGCGGCCGGCCCAGCCCTCCCCACGACTTGCGTACCCCGGACGGCCACCCGCTGGCCCCAGACACCCTGCATCACCACCCATACAAGTACCCCACATCCTACGAACACTACCTTGGGGCTAAGACCCGGCCATCGCCGTACCCTTTACCCGGCATCAGAGGACACACGTACCACCACCACATGAACCCAGCCACAGCTAACATGTACTCTGCCACCAGCGCCCCATCTAACTATGACTACGGGCCAAGATAA